A single region of the Hoeflea prorocentri genome encodes:
- a CDS encoding ABC transporter permease: MHRYFKRLLSKPSAVISFAILVILILGAVAAPLIAYQDPYDLAVIDIMSSRLPPGTPSVDGYIHWMGTDDQGRDLFSAVVYGLRVSLMVATIATSIALVVGVLVALVAAHFGGIVDAFLMRLVDLQLAFPSILTALVLVALLGSGLDKVIFAIILAQWAYFARTLRSAAMVERTKEYIDAARVMRFSNLRIMFKHLLPNSVAPLAVVVVVEIAAAIALEATLSFLGVGLPITEPSLGLLIANGYSYMLAQQYWLSLFPGLVLLLLLLSINLLGERMRQINSSKG, from the coding sequence ATGCATAGATACTTCAAACGCCTCTTGTCCAAACCAAGCGCTGTGATCAGTTTTGCCATTTTGGTCATTCTCATTTTGGGCGCCGTTGCCGCGCCCTTGATTGCCTATCAAGACCCGTATGACCTAGCGGTGATAGACATTATGTCGTCCCGCCTTCCCCCAGGGACCCCCAGTGTCGACGGTTACATCCATTGGATGGGCACCGATGATCAGGGGCGCGATCTCTTTTCGGCCGTCGTTTATGGCCTGAGGGTGAGCCTGATGGTTGCGACCATCGCCACGTCGATTGCCTTGGTCGTGGGTGTGTTGGTTGCCCTCGTGGCGGCTCACTTCGGCGGTATCGTCGACGCATTTCTGATGCGCCTTGTCGATCTGCAGCTGGCATTTCCGAGCATTCTTACAGCGCTGGTTCTGGTCGCATTGTTGGGGTCCGGCCTCGATAAGGTGATCTTCGCGATCATCTTGGCCCAATGGGCCTACTTTGCCAGAACGCTGCGCAGCGCTGCGATGGTCGAGCGCACTAAGGAATACATCGACGCCGCGCGCGTCATGCGGTTCTCCAACCTCAGGATCATGTTCAAGCATCTTCTGCCAAATTCGGTGGCGCCACTGGCCGTGGTGGTCGTCGTGGAGATTGCAGCCGCTATCGCGCTCGAAGCAACTTTGTCCTTTCTTGGAGTTGGTCTTCCTATCACAGAACCATCGCTTGGGCTGCTGATAGCGAATGGCTACTCTTACATGCTTGCGCAGCAATACTGGCTCAGCCTGTTTCCCGGTTTGGTCCTCTTGTTGCTGCTGCTCAGCATCAACCTCTTGGGCGAACGAATGCGCCAAATCAATAGTTCCAAGGGGTGA
- a CDS encoding helix-turn-helix domain-containing protein, giving the protein MSAKEKSMEPDTADALPVDGDTRIIGERLRALRNEQNLTINELASKAKVSAGIVSQIERGGSNPSVKTLQRLRAALGVNLWEFLQPPPDTTATPELNFVRRAAERPRILVGETRLVKELLSPRPDENLRFMFVTLPPGGVSEDVLVGTGQKGGYVISGEVSLKVGSQTALLGEGDSFQFPSDIPHEIVNRSDSEAKVLWIMSVLDTHL; this is encoded by the coding sequence ATGTCGGCTAAAGAAAAGAGTATGGAGCCCGATACTGCGGATGCCCTGCCAGTGGACGGTGACACAAGAATCATCGGAGAGCGTCTTCGCGCTCTGCGTAACGAGCAGAATCTCACGATCAATGAACTGGCGTCCAAAGCTAAGGTTTCTGCGGGGATTGTGAGTCAGATTGAGCGGGGCGGTTCAAATCCATCAGTGAAAACCCTGCAGAGACTTCGCGCGGCGCTTGGCGTAAATTTGTGGGAGTTTTTGCAACCTCCACCGGATACCACAGCTACTCCGGAGTTGAATTTTGTGCGGCGGGCTGCCGAACGTCCACGAATTCTGGTTGGTGAGACGCGTCTGGTTAAGGAGCTACTTTCACCTCGACCGGATGAGAATCTTCGTTTCATGTTTGTCACGTTGCCACCCGGTGGCGTTAGTGAAGATGTGCTCGTCGGGACAGGACAGAAGGGCGGATATGTAATCTCCGGGGAAGTTAGCCTCAAAGTTGGCTCACAAACCGCACTGTTGGGAGAAGGGGACAGTTTCCAATTCCCCAGCGACATTCCCCATGAAATTGTCAACCGCTCCGATTCTGAAGCGAAGGTCCTTTGGATCATGAGCGTCCTGGACACACACCTATAG
- a CDS encoding hydantoinase B/oxoprolinase family protein, with translation MAIDGRNLQILANYCAAAADAMAFTLMRTAHSTFVKETEDFSCQIVTPDGLAFASPRSFGAPWYSGINYKPVIDLIEEYQEGDICITNDSYAGNVATHSPDIHIWKPVYFEGRIVCFVVGHIHNTDVGGAVPASLSRSLTEIVQEGIRIPPLKIVSGGKMDENVACIMRLNVRAPEQNWGDFNAQIASVNIGERKIKEIVERFGVDDFCSGIEDILNYGEAQARRIIATIPDGEYFYADYADEDSDNGYPCRIAITMRIEGGQLELDYTGSDPQLTSSLNMPTGGRERHPLALIGVTYALSTLDPDLLLNAGTLRPTRAILPEGTVMNCEAPAAVGMRSLTSVVAQIATLGCFSLAVPDRMPSPSPGGNSIMNVRTVDEKNRVVVASIGPVGGGGGGTPKHDGPDGSGGLSGFLKNTPVEINEAEVPILFNRYGLQPDTAGAGRYRGGLATVMEFSVSAPNTIVTARNRDRSHFASAGVLGGHSGANSSFTINPDTAQEVQLDNTDLVKCEPGDVVRVIGPGAGGYGAPIERDPQAVLYDWHCGFVSIETARDDYGVAIVAGMVDVAQTARLRSQMQSQPTGHFEFGPTRTEFENIWTPERYGTLTTFLAQSPIVWRHFLKHQVFSAVEAQKGTQVPIETQMQRIFSDLRDRYPAITKEALLNQ, from the coding sequence ATGGCTATTGACGGACGTAACCTACAGATCCTCGCCAACTACTGCGCTGCAGCCGCAGATGCCATGGCCTTCACCTTGATGCGCACCGCACATTCGACCTTTGTCAAGGAGACCGAGGACTTTTCGTGCCAGATTGTAACACCTGATGGCTTGGCCTTCGCCTCGCCTCGCAGCTTTGGTGCGCCTTGGTACAGCGGCATCAACTACAAGCCTGTCATTGATCTGATCGAAGAGTATCAAGAAGGTGATATCTGTATCACCAACGATAGCTATGCTGGAAACGTCGCAACACACTCTCCGGACATTCACATCTGGAAGCCCGTCTATTTCGAAGGGCGAATTGTTTGCTTTGTCGTTGGGCACATTCACAACACGGACGTGGGCGGTGCGGTACCGGCTTCTCTGTCACGCTCGCTGACGGAAATCGTCCAGGAAGGTATCCGTATTCCGCCGTTGAAGATCGTTTCCGGTGGAAAAATGGACGAGAACGTTGCGTGCATCATGCGGTTAAATGTGCGTGCGCCCGAGCAAAACTGGGGTGACTTCAACGCTCAGATCGCTTCGGTGAACATTGGTGAACGTAAGATCAAGGAGATCGTCGAGAGATTTGGAGTTGATGACTTCTGCTCAGGCATTGAAGACATTCTAAACTATGGTGAGGCGCAAGCTCGCCGCATCATCGCAACAATCCCAGACGGCGAATATTTCTACGCCGATTATGCCGATGAGGACAGTGATAACGGCTATCCATGTCGCATTGCCATCACCATGCGGATCGAGGGGGGCCAGCTTGAGCTTGACTACACAGGCTCAGATCCGCAACTGACGTCATCCCTCAATATGCCTACCGGCGGCCGTGAGCGGCATCCGCTTGCCTTGATCGGTGTAACTTATGCCCTGTCGACGCTCGATCCCGATCTTCTGCTGAATGCAGGCACACTGCGTCCGACACGGGCCATTCTGCCCGAAGGCACTGTAATGAATTGCGAGGCACCCGCTGCGGTTGGCATGCGCTCATTAACAAGTGTTGTTGCGCAGATCGCAACGTTGGGCTGCTTCTCACTTGCAGTTCCTGACCGGATGCCTTCGCCTTCGCCTGGTGGCAATTCAATCATGAATGTTCGGACTGTGGATGAGAAGAACCGCGTCGTAGTTGCATCAATCGGCCCGGTTGGTGGCGGGGGTGGCGGCACACCGAAACACGACGGTCCGGATGGTTCTGGTGGTCTTTCAGGCTTTCTCAAGAACACGCCCGTCGAAATCAATGAGGCTGAAGTCCCCATCCTCTTCAATCGCTATGGCTTACAGCCCGATACGGCAGGAGCCGGGCGTTACCGCGGCGGACTGGCGACAGTAATGGAGTTTTCCGTTTCTGCGCCAAACACGATCGTAACAGCGCGGAATCGAGATCGCTCGCATTTTGCCTCGGCTGGTGTCCTGGGCGGGCACTCTGGCGCCAATTCGTCCTTCACGATCAATCCCGACACGGCACAGGAAGTACAGCTCGACAACACGGATCTGGTGAAATGCGAACCAGGCGATGTGGTGCGTGTGATTGGGCCGGGTGCCGGTGGATACGGCGCCCCAATCGAGCGCGACCCGCAAGCGGTCTTGTATGACTGGCATTGCGGCTTTGTCAGCATCGAAACCGCTCGAGACGACTATGGCGTAGCCATTGTCGCCGGCATGGTCGATGTCGCTCAGACTGCGCGTCTGCGCTCCCAAATGCAGAGCCAACCAACAGGCCATTTCGAATTTGGACCCACCCGAACGGAGTTTGAAAACATTTGGACACCAGAGCGCTACGGCACTCTGACCACTTTCCTCGCTCAGAGCCCCATCGTATGGCGCCATTTTCTCAAACACCAGGTGTTCTCGGCAGTAGAGGCTCAAAAGGGCACTCAAGTGCCGATTGAAACACAGATGCAAAGGATCTTCTCCGATCTGCGTGATCGGTACCCTGCAATCACAAAGGAGGCTCTCTTGAACCAATGA
- a CDS encoding GNAT family N-acetyltransferase translates to MMLQENETGVVEWYMGPYTLSTDRARIDLNHVYRFLAEDSYWARDVSKDFIVRSAYLLDVYVDQAHRGLGLGTWLAQVIQTHPDLKSVTRWLLTTIDAHAVYGNAGFKPIAHPEWLMEVVLPMPEDGAELRSAHAENRK, encoded by the coding sequence ATGATGCTGCAGGAGAACGAAACCGGCGTCGTAGAATGGTACATGGGGCCATACACACTCAGCACCGATCGAGCTCGGATTGATTTGAACCACGTCTATAGGTTTCTCGCAGAAGATTCCTACTGGGCTCGCGACGTGTCGAAGGATTTCATCGTCCGCTCCGCTTATCTCCTGGATGTCTACGTCGATCAGGCGCATCGCGGCCTTGGACTGGGAACCTGGCTGGCCCAGGTCATCCAAACTCATCCCGATCTTAAGAGTGTCACCCGCTGGCTCCTAACCACGATCGATGCCCACGCGGTTTATGGAAATGCTGGCTTCAAGCCTATCGCACATCCTGAATGGTTGATGGAGGTCGTCTTGCCCATGCCCGAAGACGGCGCCGAGCTCCGGTCAGCTCACGCCGAGAACAGAAAGTAG
- a CDS encoding hydantoinase/oxoprolinase family protein, protein MVYRIGVDIGGSFTDFAVLDERDNSIRTLKVLSRPDQPGNEIRTGLSSLQERYHIAPGEVSYFTHGTTVGINSVIQRHGVKLALFTTENFQDVLEVARLKIPHIHDLFSRRPAPLIPRDMVFPIAERTDRNGRILKSVDRDSVVAAVEGALDAGAEGIVVSLLHSYRNGENEARVRDIVAEFAPQLLTSCSAEIWPIIREYERTITATINAYVQPKVISYLESFETALTEMGVSAPPLITKSNGGVMAVQQAKAECVQMILSGTASGVIGASFIAEACDFPKLLSMDIGGTSADVAVIENGEAQYGTGEIIGDFQIHIPSVSVTSVGQGGGSIAWIDDLGVLCVGPDSAGSLPGPVCYQRGGTRPTVTDAFVVCGMIGHGDLGYNAVKVDVDASRRAMADLAGPLGISIEETAENIIQIATSSMYTGVSGLLSRFGIDPREYHFLAFGGAGPMMTCFLAREMNMKGVIVPPTPGVLSALGGLVADLKNDFIQTLFADLTPELSGELRDIAKKLADDAISWLEREHGKGLDYRLSFLSDMRYRGQSFEIEVPLEQNWIEQDDFAAIRSAFDAQHEKLFGHADSTAPVQIISLRLVIASPTPKPRLLQIATGIGRPEPHGNVNCRMDGQSLNVPLYLREKVLAAQVIPGPAIIAQDDTTTCVPPGMQVDVDPFGNLIITPKTN, encoded by the coding sequence ATGGTCTATCGAATAGGTGTCGATATTGGCGGTTCATTCACGGATTTTGCAGTGCTGGATGAGCGTGACAACTCGATCCGCACGCTGAAGGTCCTGTCTCGCCCTGACCAACCTGGCAATGAGATTAGAACCGGCCTGAGTTCCTTGCAGGAACGTTATCATATCGCTCCTGGCGAAGTGAGTTACTTCACCCATGGCACCACGGTGGGCATTAACTCGGTCATCCAACGTCATGGTGTGAAACTCGCTTTGTTTACCACCGAGAATTTTCAGGATGTGCTGGAGGTGGCACGTCTAAAGATCCCGCATATCCATGACTTGTTCAGCCGCCGTCCCGCGCCGTTGATCCCACGTGACATGGTGTTCCCCATAGCGGAACGGACGGATCGCAATGGTAGGATTCTTAAGTCAGTTGATCGTGACAGCGTTGTTGCTGCTGTAGAGGGCGCACTAGACGCAGGCGCTGAGGGCATCGTTGTCTCCTTGCTGCACAGCTATCGCAACGGTGAGAATGAAGCCCGCGTGCGGGACATCGTAGCAGAATTTGCGCCACAGCTGCTGACATCCTGTTCCGCGGAGATATGGCCCATTATCCGCGAATATGAGCGAACCATCACAGCAACGATCAACGCATATGTCCAACCCAAGGTCATCTCTTATCTGGAGTCCTTCGAGACGGCGCTGACCGAAATGGGCGTATCGGCCCCTCCGCTGATCACCAAATCCAACGGTGGTGTCATGGCCGTCCAACAAGCCAAGGCCGAGTGTGTGCAGATGATCTTGTCTGGCACAGCCTCCGGAGTGATTGGTGCGAGCTTTATCGCTGAAGCCTGTGACTTTCCCAAGCTGTTGAGTATGGACATTGGCGGCACGTCAGCTGATGTCGCGGTGATCGAAAATGGCGAGGCGCAATATGGCACAGGCGAGATCATCGGGGATTTTCAGATTCATATCCCGTCCGTTTCGGTCACTTCGGTCGGACAAGGTGGGGGGTCCATCGCCTGGATTGATGATCTAGGCGTGTTGTGTGTCGGGCCCGATAGCGCAGGCTCGTTACCTGGTCCTGTTTGCTATCAGCGAGGTGGTACCCGTCCGACGGTGACTGACGCATTCGTCGTGTGCGGCATGATTGGACACGGCGACCTAGGATACAACGCGGTGAAGGTCGATGTCGACGCCTCCCGTCGTGCCATGGCTGACCTTGCCGGTCCGCTTGGAATTTCGATCGAAGAGACCGCCGAAAACATTATCCAAATCGCGACATCGTCCATGTACACCGGAGTTTCCGGGCTGTTATCGCGATTTGGTATCGATCCCCGCGAGTATCATTTTTTAGCGTTTGGCGGTGCAGGACCAATGATGACCTGCTTTCTCGCCCGCGAAATGAACATGAAGGGTGTCATTGTCCCACCCACGCCAGGTGTTCTCTCGGCGCTTGGCGGGCTCGTCGCAGATCTGAAAAATGACTTTATTCAGACCCTCTTTGCCGACCTGACCCCAGAGCTCTCTGGCGAATTGAGAGACATTGCAAAAAAACTGGCCGACGATGCGATCAGTTGGCTCGAGCGTGAGCATGGCAAAGGTTTAGACTATAGGCTGAGCTTCTTGAGCGACATGCGTTATCGCGGTCAGAGCTTCGAAATTGAGGTGCCGCTTGAACAAAACTGGATCGAGCAAGATGATTTTGCAGCAATCCGCTCAGCATTCGATGCACAACATGAAAAGCTCTTTGGTCATGCCGACAGCACCGCACCTGTGCAGATTATCAGTCTTCGCTTGGTGATTGCGTCACCCACTCCCAAGCCACGACTGCTCCAAATTGCGACGGGAATTGGCCGTCCGGAGCCGCACGGCAATGTCAATTGCCGCATGGATGGGCAGAGCCTGAATGTTCCACTCTATTTGCGCGAGAAAGTTCTGGCCGCGCAGGTCATTCCGGGCCCAGCCATCATCGCACAGGACGATACGACCACATGCGTTCCACCAGGAATGCAGGTTGATGTCGATCCCTTCGGCAATCTCATCATCACTCCGAAAACGAACTGA
- a CDS encoding ABC transporter permease: protein MLGYVLKRAIQGVLLVWLMSIVAFVAIYALGDPLALLIDPNSPAEVVERIRRDLGLDLPLYEQYLRFAAGLLRGDFGNSYVTGQPALGYILERFPATLELTLVAMVIAATVGLPLGLLAGYKPDSIVGRGANALGMLFLSVPAFWVALALIIVFSIELRLLPTGGRGEVGSFLGIKTSLVTLDGLRHLLLPAINLALFPTALFIRLTASGTQDALQSVSTKFARAKGLNTRRILSVYVLRSILVPIITVIGIVFGILLAFAVVTETIFAWPGSGRLIIDSIRSSDRPVIIAYLMFTVTLFVIINFTVDLLCALLDPRISIKGGK, encoded by the coding sequence GTGCTGGGATACGTGCTCAAGAGAGCGATACAGGGAGTGCTCCTGGTATGGCTCATGTCAATCGTTGCTTTCGTGGCGATTTACGCGCTCGGTGATCCCCTCGCTTTGCTCATAGACCCGAACTCACCCGCCGAGGTGGTTGAACGAATAAGGCGAGACCTCGGTTTGGACCTTCCGCTTTATGAACAATATCTACGCTTCGCGGCAGGTCTCTTGCGGGGTGACTTCGGAAACTCCTACGTGACAGGACAACCCGCGCTCGGATATATCCTCGAACGATTTCCAGCCACTCTTGAACTGACCCTTGTTGCAATGGTCATCGCCGCAACCGTGGGCTTGCCGCTCGGTCTTCTGGCGGGATACAAGCCAGATTCCATAGTTGGTCGCGGAGCCAATGCTCTCGGAATGCTCTTTCTTAGCGTTCCCGCGTTTTGGGTGGCTCTTGCCCTGATCATCGTGTTCAGTATTGAATTGCGTTTGCTTCCAACCGGCGGACGGGGCGAGGTTGGATCGTTCCTTGGAATTAAAACCAGCCTGGTCACATTGGATGGCTTGCGTCATCTACTTCTGCCCGCAATTAATCTTGCTCTCTTTCCGACAGCGTTGTTCATCCGCTTAACCGCCTCAGGAACCCAGGACGCGCTGCAATCCGTTAGTACCAAGTTCGCTCGCGCCAAAGGCCTAAACACGAGACGCATCCTTTCGGTTTATGTGCTGCGGAGCATATTGGTACCGATCATCACGGTCATCGGGATCGTCTTCGGCATCCTATTGGCATTCGCAGTGGTTACCGAAACTATCTTCGCATGGCCGGGCAGCGGGCGCCTCATCATCGATAGTATTCGTTCATCGGATCGCCCCGTCATTATTGCGTATTTGATGTTCACGGTGACTCTTTTCGTCATCATCAACTTCACGGTCGATCTTCTGTGCGCCCTTCTGGATCCTCGAATCTCCATCAAAGGGGGCAAGTGA
- a CDS encoding ABC transporter ATP-binding protein: protein MGLGPKRRLQALDNINLEIRRGEILGLVGESGSGKSTLGRTVVGLTAPTEGQIKFVSSNDTSELRSKRFGAQMVFQNPYLSLNPRQKVKNIIGEPIEVHHIEGDVHQRVSELMAQVGLSPQFAERRPSEMSGGQAQRVGIARALALSPELIVCDEAISALDVSIQAQVLNLFSEIQEQTGCSYLFISHDLPVVERLSHRVAIMYLGRIVEVAETTDLFAHPRHPYTRALIGSAPRLEAKKLKFEPIKGEIPSPINPPIGCHFHPRCPLAIDRCRVERPALVASEAGHLAACHRAEEVVKLPHPNEAQSGDAASSSSFSERHQK, encoded by the coding sequence ATGGGACTTGGCCCAAAACGCAGGCTTCAGGCGCTTGACAACATCAATTTGGAGATCAGGCGTGGCGAAATTTTGGGGCTGGTTGGAGAGTCCGGTTCTGGAAAATCAACGCTCGGTCGGACTGTCGTCGGGTTGACCGCTCCGACTGAAGGCCAGATCAAATTCGTAAGCTCAAACGACACATCAGAGCTCCGCTCCAAGCGGTTCGGTGCTCAGATGGTTTTCCAAAACCCCTATTTGTCGCTCAATCCGCGCCAAAAGGTGAAAAACATAATCGGCGAGCCGATTGAGGTACACCACATCGAAGGGGATGTTCACCAGCGCGTATCCGAATTGATGGCCCAAGTAGGGCTTTCGCCGCAATTTGCTGAACGTCGACCGAGCGAAATGTCAGGCGGTCAGGCGCAGCGGGTTGGTATTGCACGCGCCTTGGCGTTGTCGCCCGAGTTGATCGTCTGTGACGAAGCCATCTCAGCACTGGACGTTTCCATTCAAGCACAAGTGCTGAACCTGTTTTCAGAGATCCAGGAACAAACCGGCTGCAGCTATCTCTTCATCAGCCATGACCTGCCGGTCGTTGAGCGACTGAGCCACAGAGTAGCGATAATGTATCTGGGCCGCATCGTCGAGGTGGCCGAGACGACCGACTTGTTTGCACATCCAAGGCATCCATACACACGCGCGCTCATCGGAAGCGCGCCACGCCTTGAAGCCAAGAAGCTCAAATTCGAACCAATCAAGGGCGAAATCCCTTCTCCCATAAACCCACCGATCGGTTGCCACTTTCACCCGCGCTGTCCACTGGCGATCGACCGTTGCCGTGTCGAAAGGCCGGCACTCGTTGCAAGTGAAGCTGGACACCTAGCCGCCTGTCATCGTGCCGAAGAAGTCGTCAAGCTTCCCCACCCAAACGAGGCACAGTCCGGCGACGCTGCCAGTTCTTCCTCCTTCAGCGAAAGGCACCAAAAATGA
- the argE gene encoding acetylornithine deacetylase has translation MELELNPLRILERLVSFRSIVGRSNLDIVEWVREFANSHGADVSIVPGPEGDRANLFISIGPRNVPGIVLSGHLDVVPAVEAGWEGDPFILRRKGERLYGRGTVDMKGFVACALAALANLRSKRLTRPVHIALSYDEEAGCKGVPHLIAKLPRLCAPPESVIVGEPTGLVPVLAHKGKVAARAVVRGKAGHSSRPDLGLNAIHAILPVLDTAVKEAQNLIKGPHDPNFEPPYSTLQIGTIRGGEAINIVPENCILEMEARAMFGVLPKRLLDPVEAALDRLRSEGFETSWEIVSSYPALRLDASTPLATQLAGLTGKRPLPAVSFGTEAGLFQEAGLDAIVCGPGEIGRAHRPNEYITLPELENCLVLIEAIGERLSE, from the coding sequence ATGGAACTAGAGTTGAACCCTCTCAGAATTCTTGAAAGACTTGTGTCGTTTCGATCGATCGTTGGGCGATCGAATTTAGACATTGTCGAATGGGTCCGAGAGTTCGCAAACTCCCATGGCGCTGATGTCTCTATCGTTCCTGGACCAGAGGGTGACCGGGCAAATCTTTTCATTTCTATCGGGCCAAGAAATGTGCCCGGTATCGTCCTTTCTGGGCATTTGGATGTAGTGCCAGCGGTCGAGGCCGGTTGGGAGGGTGACCCCTTCATCCTTCGCCGCAAGGGAGAGCGTCTTTATGGCCGCGGCACGGTCGACATGAAGGGATTCGTCGCATGTGCTCTCGCCGCACTAGCAAATCTGCGCTCCAAGAGGCTTACTCGACCCGTCCATATCGCTTTATCCTACGACGAGGAGGCGGGCTGTAAAGGAGTCCCCCATCTTATTGCGAAGCTGCCGAGGCTATGCGCGCCTCCAGAGAGCGTCATTGTTGGAGAGCCAACCGGCCTTGTTCCTGTGCTCGCTCACAAGGGAAAAGTCGCCGCACGCGCTGTTGTCCGAGGTAAGGCAGGACATTCCTCCCGGCCGGATCTTGGCTTGAACGCAATTCACGCCATTCTCCCAGTTCTCGACACCGCTGTAAAAGAAGCACAAAACCTCATCAAAGGCCCCCACGACCCAAATTTTGAACCACCATATTCAACTCTGCAGATCGGCACGATTAGAGGCGGAGAGGCAATAAACATTGTTCCCGAAAACTGCATACTGGAGATGGAAGCCCGCGCGATGTTCGGTGTCTTACCGAAGCGGTTACTGGACCCTGTCGAAGCGGCTCTAGATCGTCTGCGGTCAGAAGGTTTCGAGACCAGCTGGGAAATCGTGAGCTCATATCCTGCGCTTCGGCTCGATGCGTCCACCCCGCTTGCCACGCAATTGGCAGGACTGACGGGAAAACGACCGCTGCCCGCAGTCAGCTTTGGGACGGAAGCCGGTCTTTTCCAAGAGGCCGGCCTAGACGCCATTGTTTGCGGCCCTGGCGAGATTGGCCGTGCTCATCGACCCAACGAGTACATAACTCTTCCCGAACTCGAGAACTGTCTCGTGCTCATTGAAGCCATTGGCGAGAGGCTTTCCGAGTGA
- a CDS encoding ABC transporter ATP-binding protein produces MPHSQKNIHPSETVLSVQNLVTEFGIEDGVLRAIDDVSLEVKQGEVLGIVGESGSGKSVTGYSILGLIDAPGDVVDGKVMFHDTDLRKADEETLRQIRGDGIAMVFQDPTASLHPMLTIGVQMVDAVLAHRSISRRDAWVQSRDTLARVGIPSPGERMRAYPHELSGGMRQRVAIAIALLNQPDVMIADEPTTGLDVTIQAQILYEVQKLVEDTGTAVIWITHDLSIVAGLADRVAVMYAGRIVEEGRIADVIDRPAHPYTAGLLASVPDSNRDRRRLPQITGSIGEAHKLPGCRFAPRCKFASEACEVRPVFEEIAPGHKVACVETHRLASEFAEGANV; encoded by the coding sequence ATGCCGCACTCTCAAAAAAACATACACCCAAGCGAAACTGTCCTCTCGGTCCAAAACCTTGTCACCGAGTTCGGCATCGAAGATGGCGTACTGCGCGCCATTGATGATGTCAGCCTGGAAGTAAAGCAGGGAGAGGTCCTCGGAATCGTTGGCGAGAGTGGGTCCGGCAAATCAGTAACCGGCTATTCAATCCTTGGACTGATCGATGCACCCGGTGACGTCGTGGATGGCAAGGTCATGTTTCACGACACCGACCTGCGCAAGGCTGATGAGGAGACTCTTCGCCAGATTCGGGGCGATGGTATTGCCATGGTTTTCCAGGATCCGACTGCCTCCCTTCATCCAATGCTGACGATCGGTGTTCAAATGGTCGACGCCGTGCTGGCGCATCGATCCATCAGTCGTCGCGACGCGTGGGTGCAATCTCGCGACACGCTTGCTCGCGTTGGAATACCCTCACCGGGCGAGCGCATGCGGGCATATCCGCATGAATTGTCAGGCGGCATGCGCCAACGCGTCGCGATAGCGATCGCTTTGTTGAACCAGCCAGATGTGATGATCGCTGATGAGCCCACGACGGGCCTTGATGTCACAATACAAGCGCAGATTCTCTACGAAGTTCAGAAACTGGTCGAAGACACCGGAACAGCGGTGATTTGGATCACCCATGATCTGTCAATCGTTGCCGGGCTCGCTGACCGTGTTGCAGTAATGTATGCGGGGCGAATTGTGGAAGAGGGCAGAATTGCCGACGTGATCGATCGGCCGGCTCATCCCTACACAGCAGGGTTGCTCGCCTCAGTTCCCGATAGCAACCGCGATCGCCGCAGACTTCCACAAATTACCGGGTCAATCGGCGAGGCACACAAGCTTCCTGGGTGTCGCTTCGCACCACGTTGCAAGTTTGCCAGCGAAGCATGTGAAGTCCGGCCCGTTTTTGAAGAAATCGCTCCAGGCCACAAAGTCGCGTGCGTCGAAACACACCGTTTGGCTTCGGAATTCGCGGAGGGCGCCAATGTCTGA